A window from Dermacentor albipictus isolate Rhodes 1998 colony chromosome 10, USDA_Dalb.pri_finalv2, whole genome shotgun sequence encodes these proteins:
- the LOC139050573 gene encoding uncharacterized protein, translating into MEVQGEDLDPTTFRPSEWTTILRAYKGGKPSPETLVVPPHAAPVRDKPAAPAVGAPADTAPATFKPTYRAQQQQLRVTHAIALRSKQLASLPPGTIRVVFRPRGGLALNGAMAQPLMKALRVTAADRDLGEFHLRIHPTNNTFTVATPLESTALHLVQLKEVVLQETSYPIAAYIAPPPAAARGVISQAYWAETPEEMLQDLQTRNPEADIIAARRMGRTLSILITFAHGPVPHTIRYMSVVHRCTTYKGSPDACTNCRRPGHRHDVCPHPKSGLCPRCGDKHEPQDVPSCIPICILCGGQHLTGTGSCKARNSATKRHSPPPQKSKFPTKKDFPPLNTTLPSTSTWASKVAKTNIMTSQDSDVKALRDEGQPAISSWEDWEVLLSSTDPTSQVTAVARAADVMSKRSMNVST; encoded by the exons ATGGAGGTGCAGGGCGAAGACCTCGACCCGACAACGTTCAGACCCAGTGAGTGGACCACGATACTCCGCGCGTACAAGGGAGGCAAACCAAGCCCGGAAACGCTGGTTGTGCCCCCTCATGCAGCCCCTGTTCGAGACAAGCCTGCCGCGCCCGCCGTCGGTGCTCCGGCCGACACTGCCCCTGCGACCTTCAAGCCGACATACCGtgctcaacaacaacagctgcgcgtgacgcacgcaatcgcattgcgaagtaagcaacttgcttcactccctcccggcactataagggtagtcttccgaccaagaggaggcctcgctttGAACGGAGCCATGGCGCAGCCACTCATGAAAGCTCTGCGAGTCACCGCCGCTGACCGGGACCTAGGAGAGTTTCACCTCCGGATTCACCCGACGAATAACACCTTCACGGTCGCTACACCTCTCGAGTCAACGGCCCTTCACCTCGTCCAACTCAAGGAAGTGGTCCTTCAAGAAACCAGTTACCCCATCGCCGCCTACATCGCACCGCCGCCCGCTGCTGCGCGCGGAGTCATCTCGCAAGCCTACTGGGCGGAAACACCCGAAGAGATGCTACAAGACCTCCAGACTCGCAACCCGGAAGCTGATATCATCGCAGCCCGCAGAATGGGTAGGACCCTCTCCATATTGATCACATTTGCGCATGGCCCAGTCCCTCACACCATACGCTACATGAGTGTAGTGCATAGATGCACGACGTACAAGGGAAGTCCAGACGCGTGCACAAACTGTCGTCGACCGGGCCACAGACACGACGTGTGCCCCCACCCCAAGAGTGGTCTCTGCCCGCGGTGCGGGGACAAGCATGAGCCGCAAGATGTTCCCTCCTGCATCCCGATCTGCATTCTCTGTGGGGGGCAGCACCTCACGGGCACCGGCTCGTGCAAGGCAAGAAATTCCGCCACCAAACGACATAGCCCACCGCCCCAGAAGTCGAAGTTCCCTACCAAGAAGGACTTTCCCCCGCTTAACACGACCCTCCCGTCTACCTCTACATGGGCTTCCAAGGTTGCCAAGACGAATATCATGACCTCCCAGGACTCGGACGTGAAGGCTCTGCGGGATGAG ggacagcccgccatctcaagctgggaggactgggaggtactgctctcgtctacggacccgacatcgcaggttactgcggtggctcgggctgccgacgtcatgagcaaaaggagcatgaacgtttcgacgtag